From Companilactobacillus heilongjiangensis, one genomic window encodes:
- a CDS encoding MBL fold metallo-hydrolase — MLVTVLGFYGGYPHDGIGTSGYLLQADGKKLLIDCGSGVLNALSKYMKPTDLDAVVLSHYHHDHTADVGVLQYEWLAAKKENLLPIYGHTQDFVNYAQLTVENATKGIAYNDYEPTEIGDLKFEFLRTVHPVPAYAMRITDKEGKVLVYTADTTYFDGLVDFAKDADLLIADTNFPENVTGRKAHLNTKEAGTLAKDAKVKRLMISHLPQTVDLETMLSQSQKYAGDVPVVHAFEGLEVDL, encoded by the coding sequence ATGTTAGTTACAGTATTAGGCTTTTATGGTGGGTATCCCCATGATGGAATCGGAACGTCTGGTTACTTGTTACAGGCTGACGGCAAGAAATTGTTGATCGACTGTGGTAGTGGCGTTTTGAATGCTCTATCAAAGTATATGAAACCAACTGATTTAGATGCTGTGGTTCTTTCACACTATCACCATGATCATACAGCAGATGTCGGTGTTTTGCAGTACGAATGGCTGGCCGCTAAAAAAGAAAATCTACTTCCTATTTATGGTCATACACAGGATTTTGTCAACTATGCACAACTGACAGTGGAAAATGCAACGAAGGGAATCGCCTACAACGACTACGAACCAACTGAGATTGGCGACTTGAAATTTGAATTTCTCAGAACCGTTCATCCCGTCCCAGCATATGCAATGCGTATCACTGACAAAGAAGGTAAGGTGCTCGTTTATACAGCGGATACAACTTACTTCGACGGTTTAGTCGATTTTGCCAAAGATGCTGATTTGTTGATTGCTGATACTAATTTCCCAGAAAATGTTACTGGTAGAAAGGCTCATCTGAATACTAAAGAAGCCGGAACGTTGGCTAAAGACGCTAAAGTTAAGCGCTTGATGATCAGCCACTTGCCACAAACAGTCGATTTGGAAACTATGTTAAGCCAATCACAAAAGTATGCTGGCGATGTTCCCGTCGTTCATGCATTCGAAGGGCTAGAAGTAGATCTCTAA
- a CDS encoding Txe/YoeB family addiction module toxin, with protein MKINRVSFSLKGLADYQYWQGQDRKTLKVLNKLIDDIIRHPFTGIGKPEPLKYSMDNYWLRRINKSDRIVYAVSRDSIIIIQCRFHY; from the coding sequence ATGAAAATTAATCGAGTAAGTTTTTCTTTGAAAGGTCTAGCTGATTATCAGTATTGGCAAGGACAGGATCGAAAAACACTTAAGGTTTTGAATAAATTGATTGACGACATTATTAGACATCCGTTTACGGGAATCGGAAAGCCTGAGCCGTTGAAGTATAGTATGGATAATTATTGGTTAAGAAGAATTAATAAAAGTGACAGAATTGTATATGCTGTTTCCAGAGATTCAATAATTATTATTCAGTGCCGCTTTCATTATTGA
- the spxA gene encoding transcriptional regulator SpxA yields the protein MVTIYTSPSCTSCRKAKAWLEQHDIPYKERNIYSEPLNKQEIKQVLQMTENGTEEIISTRSKAFQNLKVDLDDLTVDQLLDLVQTNPGLLKRPIIMDDKRLQVGFNEDEIRRFLPRSVRTMELQKAQLMAGL from the coding sequence ATGGTAACCATTTATACATCTCCAAGTTGCACTTCATGTCGTAAAGCCAAGGCTTGGCTTGAACAACATGACATTCCTTACAAAGAAAGAAACATTTACTCTGAACCTTTAAATAAGCAAGAAATCAAACAAGTACTTCAAATGACTGAAAACGGAACAGAGGAAATTATCTCTACTCGTTCAAAGGCATTCCAAAACCTTAAGGTTGATTTAGACGATTTAACAGTTGATCAATTGTTAGATTTAGTTCAAACAAACCCAGGTCTCTTGAAGCGTCCAATCATCATGGATGACAAACGTCTTCAAGTAGGTTTCAACGAAGATGAAATCAGAAGATTCTTGCCTAGAAGCGTTAGAACTATGGAACTTCAAAAGGCTCAATTAATGGCTGGCTTATAA
- a CDS encoding BspA family leucine-rich repeat surface protein — MAGAKLKHKQKTMQYALRLIVFLCSAISPLFSMQVAHADDIQDLVSQNKIVTDDNNSTSTIMPLAATNAADPTDIASGTWGNCDWNIDVSGKLSIYTHDGALSGITQPFETLPSGKPIGLPWDNFVDDITSVYVGKGIVANNSSAGLFSNMPNVEEIDVGNLDVKYVLGLDNFFAHDDNLKVISGLGNWNISNAITINNIFAYDEQLSSISGIEKWDTSNITNMGSMFLNDEMLNFSDFENWNTSNVTSMASMFNSSGISDFTQLANWDVSSVVDMMAMFSRDTAMTNIDVSHWNTDSLANTSNMFSGCKSLNDIKGLGSMNMSKVTDISIMFSQDSLLSSLSGVENWDVSNVANMTSLFNGCSNLQSLDLTRWDTSNVTNMSSMFGGDLNLDEKTLLGISNIDTSKVTNMSGMFSNTGFVILDLNHFNTDSLTNMNNMFSNTKKLQQLKGNFNISGLTELTNVFMNSNVSDFSNFNIENWDTKNIESFNGTFKGTNFETYDFLKNWNVSSGQIFQYMFSDCKNIVTAPTAKWSIKSIVGKLNLFEMFGNDPELISADMSNWTPAVPVSSMYYMFLNDNKITSLDLSGFDISNATMTSAFANTTDLWKIKLGPNSVIPLGTGLTTHDKGSIINDPIDPDGSYKAVGSYWQAVGTGTDHEPNGDLYSQDQLLELYANPGGKTETYVWQQQAKIDMKMTVPDIDFGTTSNAAGIVHRKSDFAISIDNESYPTDAVPSDLSVSMDAPLTDETDKTKTLNDVLVFKDKSNNESILSSEDTKIYSGDIANGSNTISWDDDHGILLNMNHDRYAENGHYSTTLKWTLTNSI; from the coding sequence ATGGCAGGAGCAAAGTTGAAACATAAACAGAAAACGATGCAATACGCTTTAAGGCTGATTGTCTTTCTTTGTAGTGCCATTTCGCCGTTATTTTCAATGCAAGTCGCTCATGCAGATGATATTCAAGATTTGGTTAGTCAAAACAAAATTGTAACTGATGATAATAATTCTACTAGTACAATTATGCCTTTGGCTGCCACTAATGCCGCCGATCCGACTGATATTGCTAGTGGGACTTGGGGGAATTGTGATTGGAATATTGATGTGAGTGGAAAACTTAGTATTTATACTCATGATGGTGCTCTATCAGGAATTACACAGCCATTTGAAACTCTACCGAGCGGAAAACCCATAGGACTTCCTTGGGACAATTTTGTTGATGATATAACAAGTGTTTACGTTGGAAAGGGCATAGTTGCTAATAATTCTTCCGCAGGTTTGTTTTCAAATATGCCTAATGTGGAGGAGATTGATGTTGGAAATTTAGATGTTAAGTATGTTTTAGGATTGGATAATTTTTTTGCACATGATGATAATCTAAAAGTTATAAGCGGATTGGGAAATTGGAATATATCAAATGCAATAACTATTAATAATATTTTTGCTTATGATGAGCAATTATCATCTATTTCTGGTATTGAAAAATGGGATACATCAAATATTACGAATATGGGTTCCATGTTTTTAAATGATGAAATGCTTAATTTTAGTGATTTCGAAAACTGGAATACGTCAAATGTTACAAGTATGGCCTCAATGTTTAATTCTTCTGGAATATCAGACTTTACACAGCTAGCAAATTGGGATGTTTCTAGTGTTGTTGATATGATGGCGATGTTTTCAAGGGATACGGCAATGACCAATATTGATGTATCACATTGGAATACCGACAGTTTGGCCAATACCTCAAATATGTTTAGTGGATGTAAATCTTTGAATGATATAAAAGGTTTAGGATCTATGAATATGAGTAAAGTAACGGATATTAGTATAATGTTTAGTCAGGATTCATTATTATCATCATTATCAGGGGTAGAAAACTGGGATGTTAGTAATGTTGCTAATATGACTTCTCTTTTTAATGGGTGCAGTAATTTACAGTCTCTAGATTTAACCAGATGGGACACCTCCAATGTTACAAACATGTCGAGTATGTTTGGAGGAGATTTAAATTTGGATGAGAAAACCTTACTAGGTATTTCAAATATTGATACATCAAAAGTAACTAATATGTCAGGAATGTTCAGTAATACAGGTTTTGTGATTTTAGATTTAAATCATTTCAATACTGACAGTTTGACAAATATGAATAATATGTTTTCTAATACAAAAAAATTGCAGCAATTAAAAGGCAATTTTAATATTAGCGGGTTAACTGAATTAACAAATGTATTTATGAATTCAAATGTTTCAGATTTCTCAAACTTTAACATAGAAAACTGGGATACTAAAAATATAGAAAGTTTTAACGGAACATTTAAAGGAACAAATTTTGAGACTTATGATTTTTTGAAAAATTGGAATGTTAGTTCAGGACAGATTTTTCAATATATGTTCAGTGATTGTAAAAATATAGTTACTGCCCCAACAGCTAAGTGGTCAATTAAAAGTATTGTAGGAAAATTAAATCTTTTTGAGATGTTTGGTAATGATCCGGAACTTATTAGTGCTGATATGTCTAACTGGACCCCAGCCGTACCTGTATCATCCATGTATTATATGTTTCTTAATGATAACAAGATAACTTCATTAGATTTGTCAGGTTTTGATATATCTAATGCTACAATGACCTCAGCATTTGCCAATACTACTGATCTATGGAAAATAAAATTAGGACCAAATTCAGTTATTCCTTTGGGTACAGGTTTGACAACGCATGATAAGGGTTCGATAATCAATGATCCAATTGATCCTGACGGTTCGTATAAGGCGGTTGGGTCGTATTGGCAAGCAGTAGGAACAGGGACTGATCATGAACCAAATGGAGATTTATATTCTCAGGATCAATTGCTGGAATTATACGCTAATCCCGGTGGAAAGACGGAAACTTACGTGTGGCAACAACAGGCAAAAATTGATATGAAGATGACGGTTCCTGATATTGATTTTGGAACTACTTCCAATGCTGCAGGGATTGTTCATCGTAAGAGTGATTTTGCAATATCAATTGATAATGAAAGCTATCCAACCGATGCCGTACCATCTGATTTGTCGGTTTCGATGGATGCTCCTTTGACTGATGAAACAGATAAGACTAAAACGCTTAATGATGTTTTGGTCTTTAAAGATAAATCTAATAACGAAAGTATCTTATCATCTGAGGATACTAAGATTTACTCGGGTGATATCGCTAATGGCTCCAATACAATATCATGGGATGACGACCACGGAATTCTTTTGAATATGAATCATGATCGATACGCGGAAAATGGTCATTATTCAACCACGCTTAAATGGACTCTAACTAACAGTATTTAA
- a CDS encoding adaptor protein MecA: protein MEMDRLNENTIRVILSTEDLQERGVTVLDLLGNKKQIETFFYSILDEVDKDHAFTNNEPVTFQIMPNKAGLELLISKSDDSDGTGSLPLNGLQDSTDNDDNSLDDEKIGTEEYDSDTAPYLNDPDTPTKTVIVEFKDFEDYVQLANLLHLESGISNLWEYKDKYYLQLILFTDEMHEMTYSDVLALLSEYSFKTKVTAAVLSEYGKKVMTKTALELTRYYFGN from the coding sequence ATGGAAATGGATCGACTTAATGAGAACACGATCAGAGTCATTCTTAGTACAGAGGATTTACAAGAACGTGGAGTGACTGTTTTGGATTTGCTTGGCAATAAAAAACAAATAGAAACGTTCTTCTACAGTATTTTGGATGAAGTTGATAAGGATCACGCTTTTACGAATAATGAACCCGTTACTTTCCAAATTATGCCTAACAAGGCTGGCTTGGAGCTGTTAATTAGCAAGAGTGATGATTCCGACGGCACAGGTTCATTGCCATTAAATGGGCTACAAGATTCAACCGATAATGACGATAATAGTCTGGACGATGAGAAGATTGGTACTGAAGAATATGACAGCGATACTGCTCCATATTTGAATGACCCCGATACACCAACTAAGACAGTTATTGTTGAATTTAAAGACTTTGAAGATTATGTCCAATTGGCTAATTTGTTACACTTGGAAAGTGGTATCTCAAACCTTTGGGAATACAAAGATAAGTATTATTTGCAATTGATTCTGTTCACAGATGAAATGCATGAAATGACTTACAGCGATGTTTTGGCATTGCTAAGCGAGTATAGTTTCAAGACTAAAGTTACAGCGGCTGTCTTATCAGAGTATGGTAAGAAAGTTATGACGAAGACGGCTTTGGAATTGACTAGATATTATTTTGGAAATTAA
- a CDS encoding GTP pyrophosphokinase: MSEIKWNEFLIPYSQAVDELKIKFRNLRKEFLEKNEHSPIEFVTGRVKTVDSIKEKMRRRFINEDLLEQDMQDIAGIRIQCQFVEDIYDVAKLLHIREDMRVIEERDYIANSKPSGYRSYHVVIEYPIQTASGQKNILAEIQIRTLAMNFWSTIEHSLNYKYKGDFPDEINERLKRAAEASFMLDEEMSKIREEIQDAQQYFTDRKRDLNNTSEHDK; this comes from the coding sequence ATGTCAGAAATCAAATGGAATGAATTTTTGATACCATATTCACAGGCAGTAGACGAATTAAAAATCAAATTTAGAAATTTACGTAAGGAATTTCTGGAGAAGAACGAACATTCTCCCATCGAATTTGTGACCGGACGTGTTAAGACAGTCGATAGTATCAAAGAGAAGATGCGTCGTCGTTTTATTAATGAGGATTTGCTGGAACAAGATATGCAAGATATCGCCGGAATTAGAATTCAATGTCAGTTCGTGGAAGATATTTATGACGTTGCCAAATTGCTTCATATCAGAGAAGATATGCGGGTGATTGAGGAACGTGATTATATTGCCAACAGTAAGCCGAGCGGTTATCGTTCGTATCATGTGGTGATTGAATATCCGATTCAAACTGCTAGTGGTCAGAAAAATATTTTAGCTGAAATTCAGATTAGAACTTTGGCAATGAACTTCTGGTCCACGATTGAACACTCTTTGAACTACAAATATAAGGGTGATTTTCCAGATGAAATTAACGAACGATTGAAACGAGCTGCTGAAGCTTCCTTCATGTTGGATGAGGAAATGTCCAAGATTCGTGAGGAAATTCAGGATGCTCAACAATACTTCACAGATCGAAAGCGTGACCTAAATAATACATCGGAGCACGATAAATAA
- a CDS encoding DsbA family protein yields MWEIFLYINPLCSYCLTVEQAIIDFTRKHDIDTQYHFVTNYNMATINDYMQLKGFKITDIEERTTASQEVLEAAKLYKAASCQGNKKARNFLMNLQEQVNVLNNPFDDTTIKRAINNSGLDYKAIMTDKESQCVVQGLKRDQQLSMEMQIQKAPTAIVFDLDHEEKPGVMINDFGDSCDPESINNNLNAMLERELPQSEKYVDSSTVISLDKFRR; encoded by the coding sequence ATGTGGGAAATATTCTTATATATTAATCCCTTATGTTCGTATTGTTTAACAGTGGAACAAGCTATTATCGACTTCACTAGAAAGCACGACATTGATACACAATATCATTTCGTAACGAACTATAATATGGCTACAATTAATGATTATATGCAATTAAAAGGTTTCAAAATTACCGATATTGAGGAACGTACTACCGCTTCCCAAGAAGTGCTTGAAGCCGCTAAATTATATAAGGCAGCCTCATGCCAAGGAAATAAGAAAGCACGTAACTTTTTAATGAATCTTCAAGAACAAGTTAATGTTCTAAACAATCCCTTTGATGATACCACTATCAAACGTGCAATTAACAATAGTGGGCTCGACTATAAGGCAATTATGACCGATAAAGAAAGTCAATGTGTCGTTCAAGGTCTTAAACGTGACCAACAACTATCAATGGAAATGCAGATTCAAAAGGCTCCCACAGCTATTGTCTTCGATCTCGACCACGAAGAAAAACCCGGTGTCATGATTAATGATTTCGGCGATTCGTGTGATCCAGAAAGTATCAACAACAATCTTAATGCGATGTTGGAACGCGAACTTCCTCAATCGGAAAAATATGTCGATTCTAGTACCGTTATCAGTTTGGATAAATTCAGACGTTAA
- a CDS encoding competence protein CoiA, with protein sequence MYAALDEEGTLIYAKEAIENRNYYCCHCDQLVQLILTDTRKYFRHTNKTANNINERLIHRKGKQLIIDELQKYNFESLESEYYLPEIKQRPDILINQKLIVEYQCAKIDENILSDRVDGYRKVGLRSIWILGEAYLDVQLRREHLKFIDYSENFGYYILMLDSLNQRFTLFHHVKFLGPFNKIFFQREIFEKGGLPDLFSYQPEEYPIKSQVMSAYLLKKLRKKNDPQAQWVKMNFYQQRNQTVESYLNKHVFTPQPPIYQLPIWQMVCGKKPKLLQQPLLDYAQIKKPPQP encoded by the coding sequence ATGTATGCAGCATTGGATGAAGAAGGAACACTAATTTATGCCAAAGAAGCAATCGAGAATAGAAACTACTACTGTTGTCACTGCGACCAATTAGTTCAACTGATCCTAACTGACACCAGAAAATACTTTCGCCATACGAATAAAACAGCCAATAATATCAACGAACGCTTGATTCATCGAAAAGGTAAGCAGCTGATAATTGATGAATTACAGAAATACAATTTTGAATCATTAGAAAGCGAGTATTACTTGCCAGAAATTAAACAACGACCAGATATTTTGATCAATCAAAAATTAATCGTGGAGTATCAGTGCGCCAAAATAGATGAGAATATTTTATCCGACCGCGTGGATGGATATCGAAAGGTTGGCCTGCGCAGTATTTGGATTTTAGGTGAAGCCTATTTGGATGTTCAATTGCGCCGAGAGCACTTGAAGTTTATTGATTATAGCGAAAATTTTGGTTATTACATTTTAATGCTCGATTCATTAAATCAGCGTTTCACACTCTTTCATCACGTTAAATTCTTGGGTCCATTCAATAAAATTTTCTTCCAGAGAGAGATTTTTGAAAAGGGTGGATTGCCAGATTTGTTTTCGTATCAACCGGAAGAGTATCCCATCAAATCACAAGTAATGAGCGCGTATCTGCTTAAAAAATTGCGTAAAAAAAATGATCCACAAGCACAGTGGGTCAAAATGAATTTTTATCAACAACGGAATCAGACCGTTGAAAGCTATTTAAATAAACATGTTTTTACGCCACAACCGCCAATTTACCAACTTCCAATTTGGCAGATGGTTTGCGGCAAGAAACCAAAGCTTTTACAACAGCCGTTATTAGATTATGCACAAATCAAAAAGCCTCCACAGCCGTGA
- a CDS encoding type II toxin-antitoxin system Phd/YefM family antitoxin translates to MATTAVSISEIRKNLKKITDDVVDYDDHVIITKPQNRNVVLMSEKEFDSWKETLYLLGTEANRKELDESIKQVKEGHIKTLSKEEWDKMSHEN, encoded by the coding sequence ATGGCAACTACTGCAGTTAGTATTTCAGAAATTAGAAAAAATTTAAAAAAAATAACAGATGATGTGGTTGATTATGATGATCATGTTATTATTACTAAACCACAAAATAGAAATGTCGTTCTTATGTCTGAAAAAGAATTTGATTCTTGGAAAGAGACACTATATTTATTAGGAACTGAAGCAAATAGAAAAGAATTAGATGAATCAATAAAGCAGGTAAAAGAAGGACATATAAAGACTCTTTCTAAAGAAGAGTGGGATAAAATGTCTCATGAAAATTAA
- a CDS encoding BspA family leucine-rich repeat surface protein has product MTRMNLIYKHKYTLRLIIFLCSALLPLFSMQVVHADTNDIQDVVSQNKIATDDNNSTSTIMPLAATTAADPTDIASGTFGSCNWVIDAGGRLSISVPDDKSALLGQVQLNNSIPDMPWYNFRNQITSVYVGEKVLAYNNSSYLFSFLPNVTSIDVKNLNVQYASTLSSMFYLDPSLTSLTGLETWNISHATNIESLFSSDSSLQSIQGLENWDTSNVTRMVSIFSGDKKLNITGIENWDTSKVIEMSSAFSGVQMEDLSQVRNWDVSKVVKMPFMFSQNSNIKSIDISNWKTNSLEDTGSMFSGCKSLTEVIGIDSIDMTHLTNISSMFQMDSSLITLPYLSNWDTSNVVSMLGVFSGCSKLESLDLTNWNTGNVETMQNMFSGCSKLNENNLKGLSLFDTSEVTNMAYMFQSTGFVNLDLNNFNTSKVTDINYMFGNTSKLQEVKGNFDTSSVNRINNLFYNSNISDISQLNIADWDVSKVTSLTYVFSKDNNLKYIPVGKWDVSNVTDFSYTFYLSPSFENLPVSNWDVSSATTMRGMFWGTGVKTLDVSTWDTSNVDTFYAMFDAMSNLETLDISNFDTTNATDVQAMLKNDTNLWKLTLGPKSVLTNLNGPALEQTASVPTPVPGTAIKDDSTDKTYSAISDKWQVVDTADGGTDHEPLGDLVSAQDIMDKFSTVGNPVTTYVWQQQTKGDMKMTVPDIDFGTTSNASGLVRRKNDFAINVTNSTYPTDAVPSDLYVSMDAPLTDETDKTKTLNDVLVFKDKYNNENVLSSADTKIYSGDIANGPNTISWDDDHGILLDMNHDRYAENGHYSTTLKWTLTNSL; this is encoded by the coding sequence ATGACAAGGATGAATTTGATATATAAACATAAGTATACTTTGAGATTGATTATCTTTCTTTGTAGTGCACTATTGCCGTTATTTTCAATGCAGGTTGTTCATGCAGATACAAATGATATTCAAGATGTAGTTAGCCAAAATAAAATTGCGACTGATGATAATAATTCTACTAGTACAATTATGCCTTTGGCTGCCACTACTGCTGCCGATCCGACTGATATTGCTAGTGGAACTTTTGGCAGTTGTAATTGGGTCATTGATGCAGGTGGAAGGTTGAGTATAAGTGTACCTGATGACAAATCAGCATTATTGGGTCAGGTTCAATTAAATAATTCGATTCCTGATATGCCTTGGTACAATTTTCGTAACCAGATAACTAGTGTTTACGTGGGAGAAAAAGTACTGGCCTATAATAATTCGTCATATCTATTTAGCTTCTTACCGAATGTTACTAGTATTGATGTTAAGAACCTAAATGTTCAATACGCAAGCACTTTGTCCAGCATGTTCTATTTAGATCCCAGTTTGACTTCCCTTACAGGATTAGAGACGTGGAATATTTCACATGCGACTAATATCGAGTCATTGTTTTCTAGTGATAGCTCCTTACAGTCAATTCAAGGGTTAGAAAATTGGGATACTTCAAATGTTACAAGGATGGTCTCAATTTTTTCTGGTGATAAAAAGTTGAATATAACCGGAATAGAGAATTGGGATACGTCCAAAGTTATTGAAATGAGTTCAGCTTTTTCTGGAGTTCAAATGGAAGACTTATCGCAGGTTAGAAATTGGGATGTTTCCAAAGTTGTGAAGATGCCTTTTATGTTTAGTCAGAATTCGAATATTAAGAGTATTGATATTTCAAATTGGAAAACAAATAGTTTGGAAGATACTGGTAGTATGTTTTCCGGTTGTAAATCATTAACGGAAGTTATTGGCATAGACTCGATTGATATGACACATCTTACAAATATCAGTAGTATGTTTCAGATGGATAGTAGTTTAATAACTTTACCGTATTTAAGCAATTGGGATACTAGTAATGTAGTGTCTATGTTAGGCGTGTTTTCCGGCTGCAGTAAACTTGAATCTTTGGATTTAACAAATTGGAATACGGGTAATGTTGAAACCATGCAAAATATGTTTAGTGGGTGCTCAAAGTTAAATGAAAACAATCTGAAAGGATTGTCTTTATTTGATACGAGTGAAGTTACCAATATGGCTTATATGTTTCAAAGTACAGGCTTTGTAAATCTTGATTTAAACAATTTTAATACTAGTAAAGTAACCGATATAAATTATATGTTTGGGAATACGAGTAAGTTACAGGAAGTGAAAGGAAATTTTGATACCAGCTCAGTGAATCGTATTAATAATTTATTTTACAATTCCAATATCAGTGATATCAGTCAATTGAATATTGCAGATTGGGATGTTTCAAAAGTTACTAGTCTCACATATGTTTTTTCTAAGGATAATAATTTGAAATATATTCCAGTCGGTAAATGGGACGTTTCAAACGTTACTGACTTTTCATACACCTTTTATCTGTCCCCAAGTTTTGAGAATTTACCAGTAAGCAATTGGGATGTTTCAAGTGCAACGACTATGCGTGGAATGTTCTGGGGGACGGGTGTTAAGACCTTGGATGTTTCAACTTGGGACACTTCCAATGTGGATACATTTTATGCAATGTTTGATGCCATGTCTAATTTGGAGACACTTGATATCTCTAATTTTGATACTACTAATGCGACCGACGTACAGGCAATGTTGAAAAATGATACCAATCTATGGAAATTAACATTAGGTCCTAAATCTGTTTTGACTAATTTAAATGGTCCAGCTTTGGAGCAAACGGCTTCTGTTCCAACGCCCGTACCAGGTACCGCCATTAAAGACGATTCAACCGACAAAACTTATTCAGCAATCAGTGACAAGTGGCAAGTGGTCGATACAGCCGATGGTGGAACTGATCATGAACCATTAGGTGATTTAGTTTCCGCACAGGATATTATGGATAAGTTTTCTACTGTTGGTAATCCTGTAACGACTTATGTCTGGCAGCAACAAACAAAGGGCGATATGAAGATGACCGTTCCTGACATTGATTTTGGGACTACTTCGAATGCCTCTGGCCTTGTCCGACGTAAGAATGACTTCGCGATAAATGTTACTAATAGCACATATCCAACCGATGCTGTGCCGTCTGACTTATATGTATCAATGGATGCGCCGTTGACTGACGAGACGGATAAGACTAAAACACTCAACGATGTTTTAGTTTTTAAGGATAAATATAATAATGAAAATGTTTTGTCATCTGCCGATACGAAAATTTACTCAGGTGATATCGCTAATGGCCCCAATACAATATCATGGGACGATGACCACGGAATTCTTTTGGATATGAATCATGATCGATATGCGGAAAATGGTCACTATTCAACCACACTTAAATGGACTTTGACAAATAGTTTATAG